In a single window of the Bacillus mycoides genome:
- a CDS encoding YkyA family protein: MKYGKVAVVGALSVGLLSGCFGEKPEENLFTAFEAASTQEKSLADDTKKLEKLEKQGQELYSQILQEGKEHNEAVSKKIEQATANVDEREKVLKNEKEQLEKAQKETTSVQNNIEKLEDKKLQKQAKTVEESYKNRYDAFQKMNENYTKALATEKELYEKLKVKETKLKEIGEKVKTVNELNVEAQKAKEQFNKHTKEYNDNKLAFYKDAQIKIKEQK, encoded by the coding sequence TTGAAATATGGAAAAGTAGCAGTAGTTGGAGCATTATCAGTAGGATTATTATCAGGTTGTTTCGGTGAAAAGCCAGAAGAAAATTTATTTACGGCTTTTGAAGCAGCATCTACACAGGAAAAATCTTTAGCAGATGACACAAAAAAATTAGAGAAGTTAGAAAAGCAAGGACAAGAACTTTATTCTCAAATTTTACAAGAAGGTAAAGAGCATAATGAAGCAGTTTCAAAGAAAATAGAGCAAGCTACTGCAAATGTAGACGAGCGTGAAAAAGTATTGAAAAACGAGAAGGAACAGTTAGAAAAAGCGCAGAAAGAAACGACATCCGTTCAAAATAATATTGAAAAACTCGAAGATAAGAAATTACAAAAACAAGCAAAAACAGTAGAAGAATCGTATAAAAATCGTTATGATGCCTTCCAAAAGATGAATGAGAATTACACGAAGGCGTTAGCGACTGAAAAAGAACTGTATGAAAAATTAAAAGTAAAAGAAACGAAGTTAAAAGAAATTGGTGAAAAAGTTAAAACTGTTAATGAGTTAAATGTGGAAGCGCAAAAGGCGAAGGAACAATTTAATAAACATACAAAAGAGTATAATGATAATAAGTTAGCATTTTATAAAGATGCACAAATTAAAATTAAAGAACAAAAATAA
- a CDS encoding IucA/IucC family protein, with product MQHAKQIAEHATIQSFLNCYLRETGSGEWITEDKRIENIFCHSFQRDAIPTYLCCRLSAQNVTLYGEVIYKSSTDRHLFGEQFYYQIGENKNVIKADYITVIMFLIKEMSINYGEGTNPDELMLRVICSCQNIEKFIQGREQDTAELYGFHTTFIEAEQSLLFGHLTHPTPKSRQGILDWKSSMYSPELKGECQLHYFRAHKSIVSEKSLLQDSTTAMIKKELKNDEKVGQEFIEEYCQEDEYSLIPIHPLQAEWLLHQSYVQNWMNQGVLEYIGPVGKCYMATSSLRTLYHPHSKYMFKFSFPVKVTNSMRINKLKELESGLEGKEILNTKIGEVLEKFPGFDFICDPAFITLKYGAQESGFEVIIRENTFYSENENDATLIAGLVQDAIPGERTRLANIIHRLADLEGRSCEEVSLEWFRRYMNISLKPMVWMYLRYGVALEAHQQNSVVQLKDGYPVKFYFRDNQGFYFCNSMKSVLDNELAGIGERTGNLYDDYIVDERFRYYLIFNHMFGLINGFGTAGLIKEEILLSELRSVLEAFLPYNREPSTFLSELLEENKLACKANLLTRFFDVDELTNPLEQAIYVQVDNPLVREVAVRS from the coding sequence ATGCAGCATGCGAAACAAATCGCGGAACATGCAACAATACAAAGCTTTTTAAATTGTTATTTAAGAGAAACAGGAAGTGGAGAATGGATTACGGAGGATAAAAGGATAGAAAATATTTTCTGCCATTCATTTCAAAGAGACGCTATCCCCACTTATTTATGCTGTCGGTTATCGGCACAAAACGTTACTTTGTATGGGGAAGTTATATATAAATCGTCAACGGACCGTCATCTATTTGGAGAACAATTTTATTACCAAATTGGCGAAAATAAAAATGTTATTAAAGCAGATTATATTACGGTTATTATGTTTTTAATAAAGGAAATGTCTATTAACTATGGAGAAGGTACGAATCCTGATGAACTTATGCTTCGAGTTATCTGTAGTTGTCAAAATATTGAGAAGTTTATACAAGGAAGGGAGCAGGATACAGCTGAATTATATGGTTTCCATACGACTTTTATAGAGGCGGAGCAATCTTTATTATTTGGACATTTAACTCATCCTACACCAAAGAGTAGACAAGGTATATTGGATTGGAAAAGTTCAATGTATTCTCCTGAATTAAAAGGGGAGTGCCAACTTCACTATTTTAGGGCACATAAAAGTATAGTAAGTGAAAAGTCATTGTTACAAGATTCTACAACGGCGATGATAAAAAAGGAATTAAAGAACGATGAAAAGGTAGGTCAAGAATTTATTGAAGAGTACTGTCAAGAAGATGAATATTCATTAATTCCAATCCATCCGCTACAAGCAGAATGGTTATTACATCAATCTTATGTGCAAAATTGGATGAATCAAGGTGTACTTGAATATATCGGTCCAGTAGGTAAGTGTTATATGGCGACATCATCACTTAGAACGCTATATCATCCTCATTCGAAGTATATGTTCAAGTTTTCATTCCCTGTAAAGGTCACGAATTCAATGCGTATTAATAAATTGAAGGAACTTGAGAGTGGACTTGAAGGTAAGGAAATATTGAATACTAAAATTGGAGAGGTGCTAGAAAAGTTTCCAGGATTTGATTTTATATGTGATCCGGCCTTTATTACTTTAAAATACGGGGCACAAGAGTCTGGATTTGAAGTGATTATTCGAGAAAACACATTTTATAGTGAAAATGAAAATGATGCAACGCTTATCGCTGGATTAGTACAAGATGCAATTCCGGGTGAAAGAACTCGTTTAGCAAATATTATCCATCGCTTAGCGGATTTAGAAGGTAGAAGCTGTGAAGAAGTAAGTTTAGAGTGGTTTAGACGATATATGAATATCTCTTTAAAGCCGATGGTATGGATGTATTTACGTTATGGCGTTGCATTAGAAGCGCATCAACAAAATAGTGTTGTTCAATTGAAAGATGGTTATCCAGTTAAGTTTTACTTCCGTGATAATCAAGGTTTTTATTTCTGCAATTCAATGAAGTCAGTGCTAGATAATGAACTAGCGGGTATTGGCGAACGTACTGGGAATTTATATGACGATTACATTGTAGATGAAAGATTTCGTTACTATTTAATTTTTAATCATATGTTTGGACTAATTAACGGTTTTGGTACAGCAGGATTAATAAAGGAGGAAATTCTTCTTTCGGAATTAAGGTCTGTACTTGAAGCGTTCCTTCCATATAACCGCGAACCTTCTACATTTTTAAGTGAATTGTTGGAAGAAAATAAATTGGCATGTAAAGCAAATTTGCTAACGAGATTTTTCGATGTTGATGAACTGACAAATCCTTTAGAGCAAGCAATTTATGTACAAGTAGATAATCCACTCGTTAGAGAAGTGGCTGTTCGTTCATAA
- a CDS encoding peptidoglycan-N-acetylglucosamine deacetylase, producing MEKAFKIKRVAVVSVAIAIVAIGYFMFQSITSPAKAVAKQENIVQLASEQSKVEMNKTAPSRFNGMERKVAYLTFDDGPGKYTAELLNMLKQHDAKATFFLIGANVKAFPDLVKRQNAEGHYVGMHSMTHNFAKLYKNGEYVNEMKEDQSLIANIIGKSPQLTRPPYGSKPGLNEGLRNKVVEGGLKVWDWTIDSLDWKYNKVPVDAAAAQIAQNVLAGATNPQEVILMHDIHPQSVAAVPAILKGLKEKGYEFEAYHEENHFPVNLWHDNRM from the coding sequence ATGGAAAAGGCTTTTAAAATTAAACGAGTTGCAGTTGTTTCAGTAGCGATTGCAATAGTAGCTATTGGGTATTTCATGTTTCAATCTATTACTTCACCAGCAAAAGCTGTTGCTAAGCAAGAAAATATAGTGCAGCTTGCAAGTGAACAATCGAAAGTTGAAATGAATAAAACGGCGCCAAGTCGTTTTAACGGAATGGAAAGAAAAGTTGCTTATCTTACATTTGATGATGGGCCAGGAAAATATACGGCTGAATTATTAAATATGTTAAAACAGCATGATGCGAAGGCGACATTCTTTTTAATCGGAGCGAATGTAAAAGCGTTTCCTGATTTAGTAAAACGTCAAAATGCAGAGGGTCATTATGTTGGAATGCATAGTATGACACACAATTTTGCGAAGTTATATAAAAATGGCGAATATGTTAATGAAATGAAAGAAGATCAAAGCTTAATCGCAAATATTATTGGAAAATCACCTCAATTAACACGTCCACCATACGGGTCGAAGCCTGGTTTAAATGAAGGCCTTCGAAACAAAGTAGTAGAGGGTGGTCTTAAAGTATGGGACTGGACAATTGATTCTTTAGACTGGAAATACAATAAAGTACCAGTCGATGCAGCGGCAGCACAAATCGCTCAAAATGTATTAGCTGGTGCAACAAATCCTCAAGAAGTCATTTTAATGCATGATATTCATCCGCAATCAGTCGCAGCTGTGCCAGCAATATTAAAGGGTCTAAAAGAAAAGGGTTATGAGTTTGAAGCATATCATGAAGAGAATCACTTCCCCGTGAACCTCTGGCATGATAACCGTATGTAA
- a CDS encoding LCP family protein encodes MNMSSELEQDTRSSKKRSKRKSIKWFILIPFFLLVFGGVGYGSFIYNKAKAVVSDAYAQIDKSSKRDKEVEPLKDNISILIMGVDGSEMRKSQYGEAVRTDALLLATINKDDKSVKLVSIPRDSRVYIPSRKKLDKITHAHVFGGVESTRDTVERFLNVPVDYYVKFNFESFVQIVDSIGGIDIDVPVTFTEQDSKDQAGMIHLEKGYQHLNGEQALALARTRKIDSDAMRGQRQQLVIEAIAKKAMSVQSISKMGSLLDAVDKNMKTNLTFDDMLAITKNMAGSDLQMEKMQIEGTDKRIGGIYYYIPNEKNVKDISTKLNEHLGVTPKPTRNE; translated from the coding sequence ATGAACATGAGCTCTGAATTAGAACAAGATACGAGAAGCAGTAAAAAACGTTCTAAAAGAAAATCAATAAAATGGTTCATTTTAATTCCATTTTTCCTACTTGTTTTTGGAGGAGTAGGATATGGATCGTTTATATATAACAAAGCAAAAGCTGTTGTAAGTGATGCATATGCACAAATTGATAAGTCATCAAAAAGGGACAAAGAAGTGGAACCTTTAAAGGATAATATTTCGATTTTAATCATGGGTGTCGATGGAAGCGAAATGAGAAAAAGCCAATATGGTGAAGCGGTTCGAACAGATGCACTTTTATTAGCGACAATTAATAAAGATGATAAATCCGTTAAATTAGTAAGCATTCCTCGTGATTCACGTGTTTATATTCCATCTAGAAAGAAATTAGATAAAATTACACACGCACACGTATTTGGTGGTGTTGAAAGTACAAGAGATACAGTGGAAAGATTTTTAAATGTACCAGTTGATTATTATGTGAAGTTTAACTTTGAGTCATTTGTACAAATTGTAGATTCAATTGGTGGTATTGATATTGATGTACCTGTTACTTTCACAGAACAAGATAGTAAAGACCAAGCAGGTATGATCCATTTAGAAAAAGGTTACCAACATTTAAATGGTGAACAAGCCCTTGCACTTGCTAGAACGCGTAAAATTGACAGTGACGCAATGCGTGGTCAAAGGCAACAACTTGTAATTGAAGCAATTGCGAAAAAAGCAATGTCTGTTCAATCAATTAGTAAAATGGGCTCTTTACTTGATGCAGTTGATAAAAATATGAAAACAAACTTAACGTTTGATGATATGCTTGCTATTACGAAAAATATGGCAGGATCAGATTTGCAAATGGAAAAGATGCAAATAGAAGGAACGGATAAGCGTATTGGTGGTATTTATTATTACATTCCAAACGAAAAAAATGTGAAAGATATTTCGACTAAGTTAAATGAGCATTTAGGTGTTACACCAAAACCAACTCGAAATGAATAA
- a CDS encoding AMP-binding protein: MLIVNKQEFSKYDFELRLQGYERVEQFQEAEGNRFALCLKDPFDIITLVFFLKEKRASVLLIHEDTPKDTAIEMAKRAKCTALLYGESNDFTKLEVPNLLQEESSLLQYSSGTTGEPKLIRRAWTEIETEIAAYNEALKCEEDEVPIVMAPVSHSYGLICGTLSAITRGSKPIIITNKNPKFALNIVRNTEKHIIYAVPLMLHIMGSFPQGTFQFHKIMTSGSPLPETLFYKLKGMTKYMMQQYGCSEAGCISICHAMETHLDLGKPLPHVSINIGSNEDEPEEIVVKIAEKEIYTKDLGYRSEQGIHFMGRIDDVINVSGLKVFPIEVEETMLRLEGIQEAIVYRGKHPVMGEIVKAKVVSRIEPVQIREWCIQHLPSYKVPHEIENVAEIPKNKTGKVSRKLLEMGEITT, translated from the coding sequence ATGCTAATCGTTAATAAACAAGAATTTAGCAAATATGATTTTGAATTGAGATTACAAGGTTACGAGAGAGTGGAACAATTTCAAGAAGCAGAAGGAAATAGATTTGCACTTTGTCTGAAAGATCCATTCGATATTATTACGCTTGTGTTTTTCCTAAAAGAAAAAAGAGCATCTGTACTACTTATTCATGAAGATACGCCAAAGGATACAGCTATTGAAATGGCAAAGCGCGCAAAGTGTACTGCACTTTTATACGGAGAAAGTAACGACTTTACAAAATTAGAAGTTCCAAATCTATTACAAGAAGAATCGTCTTTATTGCAGTATAGTTCAGGTACAACAGGAGAGCCAAAACTGATTCGTAGAGCATGGACGGAAATTGAAACAGAAATTGCTGCTTACAATGAAGCTTTAAAATGTGAAGAAGACGAAGTGCCAATTGTAATGGCTCCAGTTTCACATTCATACGGATTAATTTGTGGCACGTTATCAGCAATTACGAGAGGTAGTAAGCCTATAATCATTACAAATAAAAACCCTAAATTCGCGTTAAATATAGTTCGTAATACCGAAAAACATATCATATACGCAGTGCCACTTATGTTACATATTATGGGGAGTTTTCCACAAGGGACTTTTCAGTTTCATAAAATTATGACATCAGGATCACCTTTGCCAGAAACACTATTTTATAAGTTAAAGGGCATGACGAAATACATGATGCAGCAGTACGGCTGTTCTGAAGCTGGTTGCATTAGTATATGTCATGCTATGGAAACACATTTGGATTTAGGAAAACCACTTCCTCATGTAAGTATTAACATAGGTTCAAATGAAGATGAACCTGAAGAAATCGTAGTGAAAATTGCTGAAAAGGAGATTTATACAAAAGATTTAGGTTATAGATCTGAGCAAGGCATTCATTTCATGGGGCGAATAGATGATGTTATTAATGTGTCCGGTCTAAAGGTATTTCCTATAGAAGTGGAAGAAACGATGCTTCGATTAGAAGGTATTCAGGAGGCGATTGTATACCGGGGCAAGCATCCTGTGATGGGAGAAATAGTAAAAGCGAAAGTAGTCTCTCGTATTGAACCAGTACAAATACGAGAATGGTGCATACAGCATCTACCGTCTTATAAAGTGCCACATGAAATTGAAAATGTAGCAGAGATTCCGAAAAATAAAACAGGGAAAGTAAGTCGGAAGTTATTAGAGATGGGAGAGATAACAACATGA
- a CDS encoding RNA-guided endonuclease InsQ/TnpB family protein yields MKRAYLIEIHPTKEQIPRINQTIGVCRYVYNLYISKNKELYEAEGKFLSGYDFSKWLNNVYTKECDQWIKEVSSKAVKQAIMNGDKAFKRFFKGLSKFPRYKKKKKQDVKCYFPKNNKTDWTVERHRVKIPTIGWVRLKEYGYIPKNAIVKSGTIGKRAGRYFVSVLCELEETETKPTFNQTGLGIDLGVKDFAIRSDGIVHENINKTIRVKKIEKRLRREQRFLSRKFENIKKRGEKSVTNKRANIDKNILRVQKLHARLTNIRLAYVKSIVNDVVKTKPTFITVEDLNVKGMMKNKHLSKAVAKQCFYTFQTWLLAKCEEYGIELRQVDRLYPSSKLCSCCGQKKVDLKLSERVYECDCGNVIGRDLNASINLLQAKKYTILT; encoded by the coding sequence ATGAAAAGAGCATATCTAATAGAAATCCATCCGACAAAAGAACAAATACCTCGAATAAATCAGACTATTGGTGTGTGCAGATATGTTTACAACCTGTATATCTCTAAAAATAAAGAGTTGTATGAAGCCGAAGGAAAGTTTTTAAGTGGGTATGACTTTTCAAAATGGTTGAACAATGTCTATACAAAAGAATGTGACCAGTGGATAAAAGAAGTATCAAGTAAAGCTGTAAAACAAGCGATTATGAACGGGGATAAAGCTTTTAAGCGATTTTTTAAGGGTTTATCTAAATTTCCACGATATAAGAAAAAGAAGAAGCAAGATGTGAAGTGCTATTTTCCTAAAAACAACAAAACAGATTGGACAGTAGAAAGGCATAGAGTAAAAATCCCCACAATTGGTTGGGTAAGGTTAAAAGAATATGGGTATATTCCCAAAAATGCGATTGTAAAAAGTGGAACGATAGGTAAAAGAGCAGGAAGATATTTTGTATCCGTGCTTTGCGAATTGGAAGAAACAGAAACGAAGCCAACTTTCAACCAAACAGGTTTAGGTATTGATTTAGGGGTGAAGGATTTCGCTATACGTAGCGACGGTATCGTTCATGAAAACATCAACAAAACAATAAGAGTAAAAAAGATAGAAAAACGGTTAAGACGTGAGCAACGTTTTTTATCGCGTAAATTTGAAAATATAAAAAAGAGAGGTGAAAAATCTGTTACTAACAAAAGAGCGAATATAGATAAAAATATTCTTAGAGTGCAAAAACTACATGCCAGGTTAACAAATATTCGATTAGCGTATGTAAAGTCTATTGTAAATGATGTGGTGAAAACCAAGCCAACATTTATTACAGTAGAAGATTTGAATGTGAAAGGTATGATGAAGAACAAACATCTATCTAAAGCAGTTGCGAAGCAATGCTTTTATACATTTCAAACATGGTTATTGGCGAAATGTGAGGAATATGGAATTGAACTACGTCAAGTAGACAGGCTCTATCCCTCGTCGAAGTTATGCTCATGTTGTGGTCAAAAGAAAGTAGACTTAAAACTATCCGAACGAGTATATGAATGTGACTGTGGAAATGTAATAGGTAGAGATTTGAACGCGTCAATCAACCTTTTACAAGCAAAAAAATATACAATACTAACGTAA
- a CDS encoding IucA/IucC family protein, whose amino-acid sequence MKEEVYHMKILKALQSKEYISVRRRVFRQLVESLIYEEIITPIRIQKGEQILFIIQGLDEKDQNVMYQCYGQERMTFGRICLHDSLIMRVQDEEEEIQSVSQFLQEIFRIVQVDRTKLDSFIQELEQTIFKDTIAQYERSCEEDYLAKSYDELESHLIDGHPYHPSYKARIGFQYRDNFQYGFEFMQSMKIIWIAVHEKYTTVGYESEESYNCTFKEEIGEKKIEEYMDRIRTMDCDSKKYMFIPVHPWQWENFIIPNYTDHIQDKYIIYLGKSEDDYCAQQSMRTLRNVTNREKPYVKLSMNLLNTSTIRTLKPHSVVSAPAISNWLKDIVNHDPYLRDESRLILLNEFSSVTYDANKKATYGSLGCIWRESVHKYLDKKEEAIPFNGLYAKGKNGTPTIDLWLKRYGVESWLQLLIQKAIIPVVHLVVEHGVALESHGQNMILVHEEGIPVRIALKDFHEGLEFYRPFLKELEKCPDFTKMHKTYANGQMNDFFEMDRIECLQEMVLDALFLFNLGELAFVLADEYQLKEEQFWIILVEEIEDHFERFSHLKERFEALQLYAPTFHAEQLTKRRLYMDVESLVHEVPNPLYRAKQLTIQKSVVTGGNHANR is encoded by the coding sequence ATGAAAGAAGAAGTTTATCACATGAAAATATTGAAGGCACTCCAATCAAAAGAGTACATTTCAGTAAGAAGAAGAGTATTCCGGCAATTAGTAGAATCGTTAATTTATGAAGAAATCATTACGCCGATTCGTATACAAAAGGGAGAGCAAATACTTTTTATTATACAAGGTCTTGATGAAAAGGATCAAAATGTAATGTACCAATGCTATGGGCAAGAACGTATGACATTTGGGCGTATTTGTTTACATGACTCATTAATAATGAGAGTTCAAGATGAGGAAGAAGAAATACAATCAGTTTCACAATTTTTACAGGAGATTTTTCGGATTGTTCAAGTGGATCGAACGAAATTGGATTCTTTTATTCAAGAATTAGAACAAACAATCTTCAAAGATACGATTGCACAATATGAGAGAAGTTGTGAAGAAGACTATCTTGCGAAATCTTATGATGAGCTTGAAAGTCATTTAATAGATGGACACCCGTATCATCCTAGTTATAAAGCACGCATCGGGTTTCAATATCGTGATAATTTTCAATATGGATTTGAATTTATGCAATCAATGAAAATTATATGGATTGCAGTTCATGAGAAATATACGACTGTAGGATATGAAAGTGAAGAGAGTTATAACTGTACCTTTAAAGAAGAAATTGGTGAAAAGAAAATCGAAGAGTATATGGATCGTATTCGAACAATGGACTGTGATTCGAAGAAGTACATGTTTATACCTGTTCATCCTTGGCAGTGGGAGAACTTTATTATTCCGAATTATACTGACCATATACAGGATAAATATATTATTTATTTAGGGAAATCAGAAGATGATTATTGCGCGCAGCAGTCGATGCGGACATTAAGAAATGTTACGAATCGAGAGAAACCATATGTAAAGTTATCAATGAATTTACTCAATACTTCAACTATCCGTACATTAAAACCACATTCGGTTGTGAGTGCACCTGCTATATCGAATTGGTTAAAAGATATAGTAAATCATGACCCTTATTTAAGGGATGAATCGCGTTTAATTTTGTTAAATGAATTTTCGAGTGTTACGTACGATGCGAATAAAAAAGCTACGTATGGCTCATTAGGATGTATTTGGCGCGAAAGCGTTCACAAATATTTAGATAAGAAAGAAGAGGCAATCCCATTTAACGGTTTATATGCCAAGGGAAAAAATGGGACACCAACTATTGATTTGTGGTTAAAGAGATATGGAGTAGAAAGCTGGTTACAATTGCTTATTCAAAAAGCAATTATCCCAGTTGTACACCTCGTTGTAGAGCATGGAGTCGCATTAGAATCACATGGGCAAAACATGATTTTAGTTCATGAAGAGGGAATACCAGTCCGTATTGCACTAAAAGATTTTCATGAAGGACTGGAGTTTTATCGTCCATTTTTGAAAGAACTCGAAAAATGTCCTGACTTTACTAAAATGCATAAAACATATGCGAATGGTCAAATGAATGATTTCTTTGAAATGGACCGTATTGAATGTTTACAAGAAATGGTTTTAGATGCGCTTTTCCTATTCAATCTAGGTGAACTAGCTTTCGTACTGGCAGATGAGTATCAGTTGAAAGAGGAACAATTTTGGATCATTCTTGTTGAAGAAATAGAAGATCATTTTGAAAGATTTTCGCATTTGAAAGAACGTTTTGAAGCATTACAATTATATGCACCTACATTTCATGCAGAGCAATTAACGAAGCGTCGTTTATATATGGATGTGGAATCGCTTGTTCATGAAGTTCCAAATCCATTGTATAGAGCAAAGCAACTTACAATACAAAAATCAGTTGTTACAGGGGGAAATCATGCTAATCGTTAA
- a CDS encoding GNAT family N-acetyltransferase: protein MVEIHIRRAIKDDISAIAKVHVDSWKTTYKGIFSNEILDNITYDQREKLWESIFQKEDGHQFRFVAETLNGKIIGFIDGGVERTGTYNCDGELYAIYILQEYQGMKIGQRLFQALLFDCKKDNMESLLVWVVSNNPSKKFYEKYNPEKIDTKLLERLNVEEIAYAWRDMDCLYKSLLI, encoded by the coding sequence ATGGTGGAGATACATATTAGAAGGGCAATAAAAGATGATATTTCGGCAATTGCAAAAGTGCATGTGGATAGTTGGAAAACAACGTATAAGGGGATATTCTCTAATGAAATTTTAGACAATATAACGTATGACCAACGAGAAAAGCTATGGGAAAGTATATTTCAAAAAGAAGACGGGCATCAATTTAGGTTTGTAGCAGAAACGTTAAATGGTAAAATAATTGGATTTATCGATGGGGGAGTTGAAAGAACAGGTACATATAATTGTGATGGGGAATTATATGCAATATACATTTTACAAGAGTATCAAGGAATGAAGATAGGACAAAGATTATTTCAAGCTTTACTATTTGATTGTAAAAAAGATAATATGGAATCTCTTTTAGTTTGGGTAGTTTCTAATAATCCTTCTAAAAAGTTTTATGAAAAATATAATCCGGAAAAAATTGACACGAAACTTTTAGAAAGACTAAATGTAGAAGAAATAGCATATGCTTGGCGAGATATGGATTGTTTATACAAATCACTATTAATTTAG
- a CDS encoding MgtC/SapB family protein, which produces MSYEFLFKLGLALFLGLFIGIDRQLKNKPLGVKTSMVISVASCLITMVSIESVNVYSVPGHTNMDPMRLAAQIVSGIGFLGAGVILRRNNDVISGLTTASMVWAASALGIAIGAGFYIQATVAMILIILAINVLPQIVKIAGPYSLRQKDLSIKITVNKHRELDGIFKQIKNLNMQVKRVKIKDIDNGASQQLEMVILAPEDLYTTELYSSLKEIDHVVSVEVESR; this is translated from the coding sequence ATGTCATATGAATTTTTATTCAAATTAGGTTTAGCACTCTTTTTAGGATTATTCATCGGAATAGATAGGCAGCTAAAGAATAAACCGCTTGGTGTGAAAACAAGTATGGTTATTTCCGTAGCGAGTTGTTTAATTACAATGGTTTCAATTGAATCAGTGAATGTTTATTCTGTACCGGGTCATACAAACATGGATCCAATGCGTCTCGCCGCTCAAATTGTTAGTGGGATTGGTTTTCTTGGAGCAGGGGTAATTTTACGAAGAAATAATGACGTTATTTCAGGATTAACGACAGCTTCTATGGTATGGGCCGCTTCAGCACTAGGTATTGCGATTGGTGCAGGGTTTTATATACAAGCGACGGTTGCTATGATTTTAATTATATTAGCGATTAACGTACTTCCGCAAATTGTGAAAATTGCAGGCCCTTATTCATTAAGACAAAAGGACTTATCCATAAAAATTACCGTAAACAAACATCGAGAGTTAGACGGGATTTTTAAGCAAATTAAAAATTTAAATATGCAAGTAAAACGAGTGAAAATTAAAGATATTGATAATGGGGCATCTCAGCAATTGGAAATGGTCATTTTAGCTCCAGAAGATTTATATACAACTGAATTATATAGTTCTTTAAAAGAAATCGATCATGTTGTTTCAGTAGAAGTTGAAAGTAGATAA